A genomic window from Glycine soja cultivar W05 chromosome 10, ASM419377v2, whole genome shotgun sequence includes:
- the LOC114369391 gene encoding protein trichome birefringence-like 8, with protein sequence MKRESTYALSFLVLLLSSILFFNLVYPFDPQFLSRFAFLSSSYVTLNNSQNSPLTGGCDYSRGRWVWDETYPRQLYGENCPFLDPGFRCRRNGRKNERFRKWRWQPDDCDIPRFNASDLLERNRNGRIVFAGDSVGRNQWESLLCMLTQGVSNLSNIYEVNGNPISKHKGFLVMRFQEYNLTVEYYRTPFLCVIGRPPQNSSSNVRSTIRLDELHWYFNKWVEADVLVFNSGHWWNPDKTIKLGIYFQEGGRVNKTMNVKEAFRRSLQTWKSWTLHNLDPRSFVFFRSYSSVHFRNGTWNDGGECDMETEPENDPTKLEIEPYYNIFVSGVVKQMQHESRKVHFLNITYLSELRKDGHPSKYREPGTPPDAPQDCSHWCLPGVPDTWNELLYAQLLSEKFGINKFFPERG encoded by the exons atgaagagagaaTCAACATATGCGCTCTCTTTTCTTGTCCTCTTACTCTCATCCATATTATTCTTCAACCTTGTGTACCCTTTTGATCCACAGTTTCTTTCTCGCTTTGCTTTCTTGTCATCATCATATGTCACTCTCAATAATTCACAGAATTCGCCACTCACCGGAGGCTGCGATTATTCCAGAGGCCGCTGGGTGTGGGATGAAACCTACCCTCGTCAATTGTACGGCGAAAACTGTCCGTTTCTCGACCCCGGATTCCGGTGCCGCCGAAACGGACGGAAAAATGAGAGGTTTCGTAAATGGAGATGGCAACCTGATGACTGTGACATTCCCCG GTTCAATGCCAGTGACCTCCTAGAGAGGAATCGCAATGGACGCATTGTGTTTGCGGGTGATTCCGTGGGGAGAAACCAATGGGAGTCTTTGCTATGCATGCTGACACAAGGGGTTTCTAATCTCTCCAATATATATGAAGTGAATGGAAACCCCATAAGCAAACACAAGGGTTTTCTGGTAATGAGGTTTCAGGAATACAACCTGACAGTGGAGTACTACAGGACACCCTTCTTGTGTGTTATAGGTCGTCCACCACAAAACTCATCAAGTAATGTCCGAAGTACTATCAGGCTTGACGAGTTGCACTGGTATTTTAATAAATGGGTAGAAGCAGATGTTCTTGTTTTCAACTCTGGGCATTGGTGGAACCCAGACAAAACTATCAAGTT GGGAATCTACTTCCAGGAAGGAGGGAGGGTAAACAAGACGATGAACGTGAAAGAAGCATTTAGGAGATCCCTACAGACATGGAAATCATGGACATTGCATAATCTCGATCCTAGGAGTTTCGTCTTCTTTCGTAGCTATTCCTCCGTTCATTTCAG GAATGGCACGTGGAATGATGGAGGAGAGTGTGACATGGAAACAGAGCCAGAAAATGACCCTACAAAACTTGAAATTGAACCATATTATAACATATTTGTTTCTGGTGTTGTCAAACAGATGCAACACGAGAGCAGGAAAGTCCACTTTTTGAACATCACATATCTTTCAGAGTTGAGGAAAGACGGTCACCCTTCCAAGTACCGGGAACCGGGCACTCCACCTGATGCCCCACAGGATTGCAGCCACTGGTGCTTACCAGGGGTGCCAGACACGTGGAATGAACTTCTCTATGCTCAACTTCTATCTGAGAAATTTGGCATCAACAAATTTTTTCCAGAAAGAGGATAA
- the LOC114370433 gene encoding B3 domain-containing protein At2g36080-like, whose product MSINHYSMDLPEPTLWWPHPHHQQQQLTLMDPDPLRLNLNSDDGNGNDNDNDENQTTTTGGEQEILDDKEPMFEKPLTPSDVGKLNRLVIPKQHAEKYFPLSGDSGGSECKGLLLSFEDESGKCWRFRYSYWNSSQSYVLTKGWSRYVKDKRLDAGDVVLFERHRVDAQRLFIGWRRRRQSDAALPPAHVSSRKSGGGDGNSNKNEGWTRGFYSAHHPYPTHHLHHHQPSPYQQQHDCLHAGRGSQGQNQRMRPVGNNSSSSSSSSRVLRLFGVDMECQPEHDDSGPSTPQCSYNSNNMLPSTQGTDHSHHNFYQQQPSNSNPSPHHMMVHHQPYYY is encoded by the exons ATGTCCATAAACCACTACTCCATGGACCTTCCCGAACCGACACTCTGGTGGCCACACCCAcaccaccaacaacaacaactaacCTTAATGGATCCTGACCCTCTCCGTCTCAACCTCAATAGCGACGATGGCAATGGCAATGACAACGACAACGACGAAAATCAAACAACCACAACAGGAGGAGAACAAGAAATATTAGACGATAAAGAACCGATGTTCGAGAAGCCCTTAACCCCGAGCGACGTGGGGAAGCTGAACCGTCTCGTAATCCCGAAGCAGCACGCGGAGAAGTACTTCCCACTGAGTGGTGACTCGGGCGGGAGCGAGTGCAAGGGGCTGTTACTGAGTTTCGAGGACGAGTCGGGGAAGTGTTGGCGCTTCCGCTACTCGTACTGGAACAGCAGCCAGAGCTACGTGCTCACCAAAGGGTGGAGCCGCTACGTCAAGGACAAGCGCCTTGACGCGGGCGACGTCGTTTTGTTCGAGCGTCACCGCGTCGACGCGCAGCGCCTCTTCATCGGGTGGAGGCGCAGGCGGCAGAGCGATGCCGCCTTGCCGCCTGCGCACGTTAGCAGTAGGAagagtggtggtggtgatgggaATAGTAATAAGAATGAGGGGTGGACCAGAGGGTTCTATTCTGCGCATCATCCTTATCCTAcgcatcatcttcatcatcatcagccCTCGCCATACCAACAACAACATGACTGTCTTCATGCAG GTAGAGGGTCCCAAGGTCAGAACCAAAGGATGAGACCAGTGGGAAACAACAGTTCTAGCTCTAGTTCGAGTTCAAGGGTACTTAGGCTGTTCGGGGTCGACATGGAATGCCAACCCGAACATGATGATTCTGGTCCCTCCACACCCCAATGCTCCTACAATAGTAACAACATGTTGCCATCAACACAGGGCACAGATCATTCCCATCACAATTTCTACCAACAGCAACCTTCTAATTCCAATCCTTCCCCTCATCACATGATGGTACATCACCAACCATACTACTACTAG